GCAGCCTACCCGGATAGCAGCATCGTCTGTGAAATGGGCGTTTTGCAACCCCAATCCACAGTTCCGAGATCCGCAAAACCCTGAAAGCCGGATTGCTACTCGCCCCTTCTGGTAACTTATTTGGGTCAAAAAGTGACTGCTGGCTATTTATAGCCTTTACTTATCCACTTAATGTGAATAGTCATAGGATCCTATAATTAAGCATATCATTATCACGTAAAGACCAAAAACCCCTTTAGGAGTGTTATGTATATTCTGTACgcacatgcatatacataatCCTCCCTATGTCACTGTGTCTAAATCCAGCCGTGTTATTCTGAATTCTGGAACGTGTCCGGGTCTGGGTTTGGGATAAGAGAATGTTGCTCTGTGACAGTCCCTACCTTACAGGGTTGGTGAGAGGAGTCAGTAAGTTAAGATACTGTTGGATGTGTTCTTATTATGCCTACTTTACAGAGAAGGAGGCTGGGGCACAGATCAATTAAGCCATGAGGACCAAGAACCGGTATTTAAGCCCAGCTCTGtctgcactttatttttttaattttatttttgagatagagtcttgctctgtctcccaggctggagtgcagtggtgtgatcttggctcactgcagcctccacttcccaggttcaagcgatcctcctacctcaaccttctgagtggctggcattacaggcgtgagcctccacactcagttaatttttttttgtacttttagtagagacagggtttcaccatgttggtcaggctggtctcgaactactgacctcaggtgatctgcccgcctcggcctcccaaagtactgggattacaggcgtgggccgtTGTACACAGCCTGTCTGCACTTTAAAGCCAAGTTGTTTAGCTTTGGGGGAGGATTATTCCTGGGGCTGGGATACCCCCACTGCCAGATGTCCAGGTCATTTGGGAGCTGGGAGATTTATCCACCATCTCTGCCCCTGAGACCAGGCCTCCTGGCCTGAGGGTTAGTGCAATAACACCTTTCTCCGTCACCCCAGGtcctgccaccacccccactgGTGCCTGTGGTTCCGGTCCGTCTTGTGGGTAGCACCAATGACACCAGTAGGATGCTGGACCCAGTCCCAGAGCCCCAGAGAGACCAGACCCAGAGACAGCAGGAGCCCCTGGGTTCTCCCATCCCTGCAGGTCAACCTGCTGTCCCCACCAAGCCTGTGGGTAAGTCGACAGCAGGGCTGAGGAATTGTGGGTAGAGGCAAATTGAGGAGTCAGGATTTTAGTGGCATATTTCTCTTATCGTGAGAGGACCGGAAGAAATGATTCTGATTAAAAATAAGAccaaacggccgggcgcggtggctcaagcctgtaatcccagcactttgggaggccgagacgggcggatcacgaggtcaggagatcgagaccatcctggctaacacggtgaaaccccgtctctactaaaaatacaaaaaactagctgggcgaggtggcgggcgcctgtagtcccagctactcaggaggctgaggcaggagaatggtgcaaacccgggaggcggagcttgcagtgagctgagatccggccactgcactccagcccgggctacagagcaagactccgtctcaaaaaaaataaataaataaataaaaaataagaccaaaCTTCTAAGGTGTGAAAATAGGAGAAACAAGAAATAGAACAGGGGGGACTCTTATTTTAGTGAGGCGATTGTAGATTTAGGACTGCTACCTTTGGTAAGAGTTTGAACTGGTTCAGAGTACCGTATTCAGGACTTATATTCTGGTGAGGAGACCATAAAAACCAGGGTTTAAGAACCCcagacttggccgggcgcggtggctcatgcctgtaatccgaacactttgggaggccgaggcaggcagatcatgaggtcaggagatcgagaccatcctggctaacacggtgaaaccctgtctctactaaaaatacaaaaaattatctgggcatggtggcgggcacctgtggtcccagctactcgggaggctgagacaggagaatggcgtgaacctgggaggcagagcttgcagtgagccaagatcacgccactgcactccagcctgggcgacagagcgagactctgtctcaaaaaaaagaaagaaagaaagaaagaaccccAGGCTTGGCATTTCCTCTGGTTAGAGACAAGGGACCCAGATTCTTACTCAGGTAAGGAAATGGCTATTGGGGCTCGAATTCTAGTGAGGAAATGGGAGAGGCAGGCCTCTTATGCTGGTGAGGAAATGGGAGAGGCAGGACTCTGGTAGAAAAGTGGGAGAGGCAAGACTCTTATTCTGGTGAGGGGACCTGTGAGAATCTCGACTCTTGCTCCAGTAAGGGATTGGTCAGCCCAGGCTGTGCCTCCCACATATCCCTGTGCCCACAGGCCCATGGCAGGATTGTGCAGAGGCCCGCCAGGCAGGCCATGAACAGAGTGGAGTGTATGAACTGCGAGTGGGCCGGCATGTGGTGTCAGCATGGTGTGAACAGCAGCTGGAGGGTGGAGGCTGGACTGTGATCCAGCGGAGGCAAGATGGTTCAGTCAACTTCTTCACTACCTGGCAGCACTATAAGGTGGGCACAGGTGGGCAgagacagggaaggggagggagccTGTTCTGGCTTCCTGACTTTCCTGCCCTGCCAGGCGGGCTTTGGGCGGCCAGACGGAGAATACTGGCTGGGCCTTGAACCCGTGTATCAGCTGACCAGCCGTGGGGACCATGAGCTGCTGGTTCTCCTGGAAGACTGGGGGGGCCGTGGAGCACGTGCCCACTATGATGGCTTCTCCCTGGAACCTGAGAGCGACCACTACCGCCTGCGGCTTGGCCAGTACCATGGTGATGCTGGAGACTCTCTTTCCTGGCACAATGACAAGCCCTTCAGCACCGTGGATAGGGACCGAGACTCTTATTCTGGTAAGGAGAACTCTTATTCTGGTGGAAGGATAGGGGAGGTGGGACTCCTGTTCTGGTGAGGGAATGAAAGGAGGTAGGGTAGGTAAGACGCCCCTCTGGTAAGTAGTAGGATAAGCAAGCTTTTATTCTGTCAAGAGAACAAAGGTCAGGACTTTTATCCTGGTGGGGGTATGGGGAGTCCAGATTCCTTCTCTGATGAGGCAAAAAAAGAATCAAGACTCCTGTTCAAGTGAAGGGCAGAGGGTGAGAGCTAGTACTCTTATCTAGAAAGGAAGtaggtaattttcttttctttgataaaGGAATGAGTGGTAGACTCCTAGTTTGCAGAAAAAGTGGGAAAGGTGTGACTCGTACTTTGGTAAGGAGATAGGGAAGGAATTAAGGCTATTACTCCGAAGAAAGTTGGGGGGCCAGGGCTCCTATTTTTTTGCTGAGGAGATGGAAGATCAGGGCTTGTATTAAATAAGaatgggaggggccaggggatACCTGGCAAAAGCCTTGCACTGTGAGGTGCAGGTAGAGACTTTTATTCTGGTGAGAGGACATggactctctctctcccctcaggTAACTGTGCCCTGTACCAGCGGGGAGGCTGGTGGTACCATGCCTGTGCCCACTCCAACCTCAACGGTGTGTGGCACCGTGGCGGCCACTACCGAAGCCGCTACCAGGATGGTGTCTACTGGGCTGAGTTTCGTGGTGGAGCATACTCTCTCAGGAAGGCCGCCATGCTCATTCGGCCCCTGAAGCTGTGACTCTCTGTTCCTCTGTCCCCTAGGCCCCAGGGGACATTGGTCAGCAGGAACTCAAGTTGTCCTGGCCACACCTTCTTTGTGGCTCAGTGCCAGTGTGTCCCACAGAACCTCCCACTGTGGATCTGTGACCCTGGGTGCTGAAAATGGGCCCCAGGAATCCCCCCCTGTCAATATCTTGGCCCCAGATGGCTCCCCAAGGTCATTCATATCTCGGTTTGAGCTCATATCTTATAATAACACAAAGTAGCCACAGACCGTGTCTGGTTTGTATCTGCACCTGGCAGGGGTCACTCCCTGGGCCCGCCCTCCTCgtcctccacctcttcctcttcctcctcctcctctttcaggTCCTCCAGGATGAGGTTGTCCAGGTCTTCCAGGAGGCCGCCCTGGCTCAAGCAGGTGGCCACAGTGGAGCCACTGCTAATGTGAGGGTTGCTGGGGTGGAGCACTTTGGGCAGGTGGTTCTGCTTCCGGCTCTTGGGGTGAGCACAGGATGTCCCAGGCACGTGGGGCTCTAGGGAGGGAGAGGTGCTGCAGACATGGGACTCCAGGTCCCATGAGAGTTTGGGCAGGAGGGGGCTGAGGCCACGAGGGGCTCTAGGGAGGAGCTGAGGCCACAATATACGGGGACCAGCACAACTGGACATTCAGGGGTGTTGAAGATACAGGAGACCTGGGGACATGGGGGGTCACCTGAGATTACAGGGCACAAAACAGGGGCCCCAAACCCAGAGACCATGGGGGCAGAGGCCATGGAGACCCTCAGGCATGGGCCACTGGGGTGAAACCTCAGAGCCTCGTGGGCAAGACCACGGAGACTGGGGGGCCATGGAGGCCACGTAGA
The sequence above is drawn from the Macaca thibetana thibetana isolate TM-01 chromosome 19, ASM2454274v1, whole genome shotgun sequence genome and encodes:
- the ANGPTL6 gene encoding angiopoietin-related protein 6, which translates into the protein MGRPWLRALQLLLLLGASWAREGAPRCTYTFVLPPQKFTGAVCWSGPASTREAPEAANASELAALRMRVGRHEELLRELQRLAAADGAVAGEVRALRKESRGLSARLGQLRAQLQHEAGPGAGPGADPGAEPAAALALLGERVLNASAEAQRAAARFHQLDVKFRELAQLVTQQSSLITRLERLCPGGAGGQQQVLPPPPLVPVVPVRLVGSTNDTSRMLDPVPEPQRDQTQRQQEPLGSPIPAGQPAVPTKPVGPWQDCAEARQAGHEQSGVYELRVGRHVVSAWCEQQLEGGGWTVIQRRQDGSVNFFTTWQHYKAGFGRPDGEYWLGLEPVYQLTSRGDHELLVLLEDWGGRGARAHYDGFSLEPESDHYRLRLGQYHGDAGDSLSWHNDKPFSTVDRDRDSYSGNCALYQRGGWWYHACAHSNLNGVWHRGGHYRSRYQDGVYWAEFRGGAYSLRKAAMLIRPLKL